The genomic interval GCATAAAATGGTGTTAATTTCTTCATACTGTGAGGAAGAGCAAGATCTAGGCTGTTTTTTTGAGAGGCCGTTTTGATGAATTTTTGAAGGAGGAGAATGATGCAGCATCCAAACGATCAGCCATTAATTGTGCAATCAGACTTAATGGTTCTGCTTGATGAACGCAAGCCACATGCACAGCAAGCTAGAGATAAGCTCGTTCTCTTCATGGATGCAATTAGAAGAGCTGGAGCGATCCATACTTATCGAATGACACCTTTGACTCTCTGGAATGCAGCAGCAGCTGGGATTACTGGCGAAGAAATCATAGGTTGGCTAACAGAATACAGCAGATACGAGCTGCCATTTCAAGCGGAGGTAATGATTCGCAAACTGATGAGTAGATATGGCAAGCTTTGGTTATCTACGGAATCGAACAAACTGATGCTGCACGGAGAACAAGCTATTTTGGATGAGCTTTCGGAACAATTGTCAATAACAAGCTGGGTAAAAGCACGGCTTAATGCCGCTTGGGAGCTTGATGAAGGCTGCAGAGGCGCCTTGAAGCAGGAGCTGACACGACTTGGATATCCTGTCATTGATCTAGCAGGCTATCATGTGGGCGAGGAGCTACCGGTAGAGCTGAGGAAGCATACGCTGCGAAATCGTTTGTTTGATTTAAGGGACTATCAGCAGGCTGCTGTCGAGCTTTTTTATAAGGAAGGCAAAGTGGAAGGCGGGAGCGGCGTAATCGTATTGCCTTGCGGAGCGGGTAAAACCATTGTGGGCATAGCCGCATTGGCTCGTTTGGGCAGAGCAACACTTATACTTACCTCTAATTCTACCTCCGTAAAACAATGGAAAGACGAGCTGCTGGATAAAACGTCGCTGTTGGATGCGGATGTTGGTCAATATTGCGGCACATTGAAGCAGGTACGACCTGTTACGATAGCAACTTATAATATTTTAACGCATCGCAAATCCAAGGAGTCTCCTTTTACCCATATGAAGCTGTTCTCCGAACGGGATTGGGGGCTAATTATTTACGATGAGGTGCATTTGCTGCCAGCTCCAGTCTTCCGGATGACTGCAGATATACAAGCGACAAGACGGCTTGGCTTAACCGCGACACTCGTACGTGAGGATGGCTGTGCTGAGGATGTATATTCATTAATAGGTCCGAAGCAGTTCGACATGCAATGGAAGACAGCCGAGGCTGGCGAGCATATAGCGGCAGTAGCTTGCACAGAGATTAGGGTTCCACTGCATATAAGTAAAGCGGCTTTGTATGCACAGGCCTCTGCGCGTTCTAAGCTCAGATTGGCTGCGGAAAATCCTGCAAAAATCAAAGTTGTAGAGCAGCTATTGCGGGAGCATGCAGGCAAACCGACTTTAATTATTGGCCAGTATTTGCACCAGCTGCATGAGCTGTCCGCAGTTATTGGCGCTCCCTTGCTGACGGGAGAGGTGCCGCAGCTCGAGAGACAAATGCTTTATGACAGCTTTAAAGCAGGCGACATATCAGTGTTAATCGTATCCAAGGTAGCTAATTTTGCAGTGGATTTGCCTGATGCATCCGTAGCCATTCAATTATCCGGCAGCTTTGGCTCACGGCAAGAGGAGGCTCAACGGATTGGGAGATTGCTGCGGCCAAAAGCGATTAACAATTGCGCATGGTTTTATACCATTGTAACGGATCAGACGAAGGAAACGGAATTTGCGATGAAAAGACAGCTTTTTATGCTGGAGCAAGGGTATCACTACGAGAGACTTAGCTTGCCGCATGATGAGGACAAGCTTGAGGAGGCTGCTGCTCTATGAAAATGAAACAGCTGCTAGGCAAGTTATCTGCTGAGCGCTTGGATCATATGATGCAAGGACTGCTATGGCAGAAAGCCGGTCAAAGAGGCCTGTCATGGGAAGAAGCAGCGGTGGACGATGAGACAATCCGCGAAGCTGTATCTATGCTCTCGCCGTATGCAGCCGAAGTATTGACGGAAATGCTGCGTTATTTTGCAGCTGCTCCCGCAGACGGAGAACGGCTCCTTAAAGTTCTTCGGAACAGCACAAGCCTCTCAGGGGCGGAATGTCAGCTCGCATTGGCAGAGCTTGAGGAATGGGGCGTATTATTCACGGTACATAAAGTATGGGGAGAGAGTCTGTATTTTATGCCTGTAGAATGTTTCGCTGTGTGGCAGAGGATGTTATTCCCATACAAAGCTGTGGTGCTGACTGAGCATCAGAGGGAAAGACTAATGAATGGTGTCATGCGACCTCATTGCAGGCCGCTTGGCAGACAGCTGCTCAGTGCCTTTTCGTTATTGGGGCGAAGCGGCTTATCTCTTACGACAAACGGCACGCTTCCCAAAAAGACGATTGCTAAGCTGCTGCAGGCTGCAGATTTGGAGGAGTGCTGGCTTAAATCATTTGATCTGAAATGGTCCTACTCTGATATTTATCCTGTACAGGTTGCCTTCATTTTGGAAGCGGGTTTTGCGTTTGGGCTGTTAACAGCAGTGAATGGGGCAATGAAATGGAATGATGACCAGCTTAGAAAATGGCTTATGCTTGATGAGGCTGTGAGAGAATATCAATTAATGAATTGGTGCTTGGCGATGCTGCTTCCAGCCGCAGGTGGAAACGCCCATTTGGCTGCCTCGTTGACGAGCCTTCAAGCAGGTGAATGGTATTCTAATCAGTGTGTGGATACGTGGCTTCATGAGAATCGGATCGTTGCTGATATAGGCCCGGAGCAAAACATAAATCGAAATCAACCAAGGCCAAGCTGGTTTGGTTTATGGCATAATCTAGGCTGGATGGAGCTGGTAGATTGTCAGCAAGCAGCGGACAATGAGTTTTTTTTCAGATGGAAAGCAGCTGCTCCTTTACGTAAAGTGCCACCGGTGCAGGTGAAGGATATGGATGCAGTGGTTTCCGTTCAACCGAATGGGGAATTGATTGTACAGCCAGAATGTCCCTTCTGGATAAGGTGGGAGCTGGAGCTGATTGCTGAACGCAAATCAGATGAGCAGGTTTCTGTTTACCGTCTTGAAGCAGCATCAATTACAAGGGCGCTGGAGCAAGGAAGATCAAGAGCCTCCATTCAAAGCTTTCTTGAGCAGGCATCAGGCGGAGATCATTTGCCTTCTACGGTAATCGCTTTGTTGGAAGTATGGACGAGCCGTGCTAGCCGTACTTTCTTCGCCGAAGTTGTGCTGCTGCGCTGCGATAGTGAAGAGATGGCGGCAATAGTGGAAAATGATTCTGGTGTAGCCCCTTTATTGATGGAGAAGCTTGGTCACTTGGATTTCATTGTTGAAAAGTCTCATATAAGTGAGATTCGAGCATGTTTGCAAAAAGCAGGATATCCCGCACGCAAAATGGTTCAGACAGAATTTGCGAATGACGAATATAATTACCCATTCGTTAGTTTCGATATAGAGGGATCGCGCTTACTTGAACTTCTGCCGAAGGAGGAATCAAAAATACCCGCTCCTTCTTATATTTATGAAGCTTTTCCGCTTCATCATTATGAACTCAGTGATTTAGCCGCTAGGAAAAAACCGCTTTTGTTCTTTGAAATGGAGCTTGTGCCTTCCATGTGGACAAAGCAGCTGCGTGCATACCATCATTCGACAAGAAAAGAATTAATTGAGAAGGCATTGCAATGGCAAACGCCTGTTCAACTTCGCATGGAAAGGGAGCTTCGTTCATTTGTGCCTGAGAAGCTTGAGCAGCAAGGCGACGGATGGGCCGTCGTCGGGCTGCTGCGTGATGACCCGCAGCGAGAGCAGATCAGGTTGACTCCTGATATGTGGGAAGAGATGTGCTTAGTGATACCAGGCCAAGGCAGCCCAATATAATCTCTATCTATTGGCTAATTAAATATGATATGATAGTGTAGAATTTAGCGAATGGGAAAGAGGTGGATAAATGCCAACTGCTGAAGGTTTAACGGCTATTCAATTGGAGCAACCGCAAGGCGGCGTTTCTTCTCTCGATATGGCGTCGCTGCTGCTTTGCGCCTATGATTTAGGTGATTCGATTAATCAATCGGCGGAAGTTGCCGAATATTTATATTGGAAGTCAGCTGTGAATGAAGATGAAGAAGTGAAGCAAATTACCAAACGGTTCGATAAAGCGAAGATACTGTTTGAGGAATGCCAACGATTCGGGCGCTTTCATCCTGACTACAACGAAGCGAAAGACAAAGTGAAGCAAATCGAACGAGAGCTAAGCGAAATTGAAAGCGTTCGCCGCTTCAAGCTAGCCGAGCAGATCGTTGATGAAATGCTTTATGATGTATCCCGCACGATAGCGGAGTCCGTTTCGGACAATATTAAAGTGCCTGGCAATGAAAAAGCTGCCGGCGGCGGTAGCTGTGGAAGCGGCGGCTCATGCAGCTGTGGAAGCGGCGGTTGCAGTTAGTTAGTAGCCATAAGAGCGAACAAGGAAGAAGCATAGGCTTACGAAGTGAGGTTTGCTACGCAAACCTAGGTAAATGCTTACGAAGTGAGGTTTGCTACGCAAACCTTTGAGGAGGGAAAAGATGCTACCGGATCGAACAGGTTATATCGTTTGGGTAAGTGATTTGAAAGCGGCAAGATCACTGGAGAGGTTCGGGACGGTTCATTATATGTCGCGGAAGATGCATTACGTTGTGATGTATATGAATGCGGAACGCTCTGAAGAGGCTGTGCGGCAGATGGGGAAGCTCTCGTACGTACGAAAGATTGAACGATCGTATCGAAACGAGATTAAGACAGAGTACAGCAAAGACAGTGAAGATAAAACTAGATTTTATAGTTTGTAAAGGTTTAGTCGAAAACACTCGTCTGATGACGTTGTTCGTAAAGCTAATCAATCGCATAACGAAGGAAATATTGGTAAAAACTTCAAAACATGCACTAAAAGACGTTTCAAGGTGTGCAATAACACTGAGAAACGTCTTTTTTTTATTCTAATAGCCAGAAACTTACAAAAATGGTCGGACTTTAATTTTTTGTTGTAATCTCGGACAATCGTGATAGAATGGAATTAAATTCATAGTATAAAAGCCCTGGTTCTTTGGAAGGAGTAGGTTGCGAAGTGAAAGATAGAATGACGAGAAGATGGAACACATATGAGTCGTTTTATATTGATCTAGGTGACAAAAAAGTAGCGGATATCGTTATTACAAACCATGCCAAAAGTCGTTGGCTTGACCGGATAGAAAGCGAGAAAACCGGTTATGAAGATATAGCTGAATATTTATGGGAATGCTTGAAACAAGGCCGCATCGAGCCTTACTACCGCAATGAGCAGGACGTTTATTTAATTGACGACGATCTCGTATTTGTTGCTGAATTTGCAGATTCGATGACAGAAACGGATATAACCGGAACTCCGCTACATAAAATGATCATAGTAACTTTCCTTGGGCGCATGTCAGAAACAATCGAGCTAAGGGATCTAAAGTCCTACTATTCGTGGCTTCGCCATTCACGGCGCATGACTCTCGTCAAAAGCAGCAGAAAAAGAAAATGAGACTTTGTACCTATATATCAAAGAGTGGAGCGTCCAATCCTAAAACAGATTGCACGCTTTTTTTGTGCGTGTTGTAAGATTCTGTACAAGGTTTATAGTATAATAAGCACCAGAAGAAAGGATGATTGGACGATGGCGCTTAATTTTCATCAACTGCACATATTTTGCACGGTTGCGGAACGCGGCAGTTTTTCAGCTGCAGCGCAATCATTACATATGACTCAGCCAGCCGTTACGATGCAAGTGCAGTCACTGGAAGATTATTTTGGCACGAAGCTGCTTCAGCGATCAACGAAGCGAATCGAGCTTACAGAAGCTGGACGGGCTCTTATGCCTTACGCGCAGAGGAGCATCGATCTTATACGAGATACAGATCAGGCGATGTCAGCATTCACGAAGCAGCTTAAGGGAAGATTGCAGCTCGGTTCGAGCTTAACGATAGGTGAATATATTTTGCCGCGCCTGCTTGGTCCTTTTGGACAGGAATATCCGCATATTTCGATTAGTATGAAAGTTATGAATACCTCGCAAATTATGGAGGATATTTTGAATCATCAGCTTAATTTCGGATTAATTGAAGCTCCTGTTAATCATCCCGATATGCATATGGAGGCGGTAATGAGCGATGAGCTTAGATTGATCGTATCGCAATCGCATCCATTAGCCGATCGAGAATCGGTTACATTGGAAGAAGCGATGGAATATCCGTTTGTTCTGCGTGAGCAAGGCTCGGGGACAAGACTTGTCATGGAGGAGCAGCTGAGGAAAAAAAATATAGATCCTGCATCGATGAAGATCGTAATGGAGCTGGGCAGCACTGGAGCAGTCAAATCTGCAGTTGAAGCAGGCCTTGGCATATCTTTTATTTCCTCTTCCTCTGTAAAACATGAAGTTGCGCTTGATTTAATTCGGATGATTAAAGTGTCGGATTCCAAGTTCCAACGACAGTTTTATTCGATATACTTAAAATCGGCTATATTGCCGATATCAGCTGTTACTTTTCTAAGTTTTTTGAGAGAGAGGGATTTGCAGCAATGGCTCTAATGAACGTACTTGCTGATTTGCATACGCACACGACGGCTTCTGATGGCATGCAAAGCCCCGCGGATAATGTTCGGCTAGCCAAAGAGGCAGGGCTTGCTGCGATTGCTATAACAGATCACGATACGGTGGCTGGTGTAGCTGAAGCTTTGCTTGAGGGCGAACGATTAAACATTACGGTTGTTCCCGGTGTTGAGGTGAGCACGGTGGCAGAAGGAACGGATATTCATATTCTCGGCTATTACACGAATAATAACGACGAGAAGTGGTTATCGCGTCTTTCGAGTTTGCGCGGGCTAAGAGATCAACGGAATGAAATGATTATAACTAAATTAAATGAGCTTGGCGTTGTGCTGTCTATGGATGATGTTATCGCTGCGGCTCATGGTGAAAGCTCGAAGGAAGAGCTCCAAGCAGCCGAGGTAAGTATTGGTCGCCCGCATATTGCTGCTGCACTTATTCAAAAAGGTTTCGTTCAAAATATGAAGGAAGCTTTCGATCGCTATTTGGCTGCCGGAGCCGCGGCGTATGTCAATCCACCGAGATTGACTCCATTTGAAGCGATTGACTGGATTAGAGAAGCGGGAGGCACAAGTGTTATTGCGCATCCTGGTTTATACAACAATGATTCTTTAGTCGAAGAACTGGTACGCTATGGCGTGCAGGGCATCGAGGTGTTCCATTCGGATCATGGACCGGAAGAAGAGCAAAGATACGGGCAGCTTGCAGCGGCATTCAACCTGATCGTTACAGGTGGATCGGATTTCCATGGATCGCGTCAAGGCGTTGTATTTCATGGCGAGGTGGGCAGCCGTACCGTAAATGCAAGCGTGCTAAAGCAGCTTCAGCCTTCAGGATGATGACCTTAGCCATCTGAGGACT from Paenibacillus sp. FSL K6-3182 carries:
- a CDS encoding DNA repair helicase XPB, translating into MMQHPNDQPLIVQSDLMVLLDERKPHAQQARDKLVLFMDAIRRAGAIHTYRMTPLTLWNAAAAGITGEEIIGWLTEYSRYELPFQAEVMIRKLMSRYGKLWLSTESNKLMLHGEQAILDELSEQLSITSWVKARLNAAWELDEGCRGALKQELTRLGYPVIDLAGYHVGEELPVELRKHTLRNRLFDLRDYQQAAVELFYKEGKVEGGSGVIVLPCGAGKTIVGIAALARLGRATLILTSNSTSVKQWKDELLDKTSLLDADVGQYCGTLKQVRPVTIATYNILTHRKSKESPFTHMKLFSERDWGLIIYDEVHLLPAPVFRMTADIQATRRLGLTATLVREDGCAEDVYSLIGPKQFDMQWKTAEAGEHIAAVACTEIRVPLHISKAALYAQASARSKLRLAAENPAKIKVVEQLLREHAGKPTLIIGQYLHQLHELSAVIGAPLLTGEVPQLERQMLYDSFKAGDISVLIVSKVANFAVDLPDASVAIQLSGSFGSRQEEAQRIGRLLRPKAINNCAWFYTIVTDQTKETEFAMKRQLFMLEQGYHYERLSLPHDEDKLEEAAAL
- a CDS encoding YlbG family protein, whose translation is MLPDRTGYIVWVSDLKAARSLERFGTVHYMSRKMHYVVMYMNAERSEEAVRQMGKLSYVRKIERSYRNEIKTEYSKDSEDKTRFYSL
- a CDS encoding selenium metabolism-associated LysR family transcriptional regulator, whose product is MALNFHQLHIFCTVAERGSFSAAAQSLHMTQPAVTMQVQSLEDYFGTKLLQRSTKRIELTEAGRALMPYAQRSIDLIRDTDQAMSAFTKQLKGRLQLGSSLTIGEYILPRLLGPFGQEYPHISISMKVMNTSQIMEDILNHQLNFGLIEAPVNHPDMHMEAVMSDELRLIVSQSHPLADRESVTLEEAMEYPFVLREQGSGTRLVMEEQLRKKNIDPASMKIVMELGSTGAVKSAVEAGLGISFISSSSVKHEVALDLIRMIKVSDSKFQRQFYSIYLKSAILPISAVTFLSFLRERDLQQWL
- a CDS encoding helicase-associated domain-containing protein yields the protein MKMKQLLGKLSAERLDHMMQGLLWQKAGQRGLSWEEAAVDDETIREAVSMLSPYAAEVLTEMLRYFAAAPADGERLLKVLRNSTSLSGAECQLALAELEEWGVLFTVHKVWGESLYFMPVECFAVWQRMLFPYKAVVLTEHQRERLMNGVMRPHCRPLGRQLLSAFSLLGRSGLSLTTNGTLPKKTIAKLLQAADLEECWLKSFDLKWSYSDIYPVQVAFILEAGFAFGLLTAVNGAMKWNDDQLRKWLMLDEAVREYQLMNWCLAMLLPAAGGNAHLAASLTSLQAGEWYSNQCVDTWLHENRIVADIGPEQNINRNQPRPSWFGLWHNLGWMELVDCQQAADNEFFFRWKAAAPLRKVPPVQVKDMDAVVSVQPNGELIVQPECPFWIRWELELIAERKSDEQVSVYRLEAASITRALEQGRSRASIQSFLEQASGGDHLPSTVIALLEVWTSRASRTFFAEVVLLRCDSEEMAAIVENDSGVAPLLMEKLGHLDFIVEKSHISEIRACLQKAGYPARKMVQTEFANDEYNYPFVSFDIEGSRLLELLPKEESKIPAPSYIYEAFPLHHYELSDLAARKKPLLFFEMELVPSMWTKQLRAYHHSTRKELIEKALQWQTPVQLRMERELRSFVPEKLEQQGDGWAVVGLLRDDPQREQIRLTPDMWEEMCLVIPGQGSPI
- a CDS encoding PHP domain-containing protein, which produces MNVLADLHTHTTASDGMQSPADNVRLAKEAGLAAIAITDHDTVAGVAEALLEGERLNITVVPGVEVSTVAEGTDIHILGYYTNNNDEKWLSRLSSLRGLRDQRNEMIITKLNELGVVLSMDDVIAAAHGESSKEELQAAEVSIGRPHIAAALIQKGFVQNMKEAFDRYLAAGAAAYVNPPRLTPFEAIDWIREAGGTSVIAHPGLYNNDSLVEELVRYGVQGIEVFHSDHGPEEEQRYGQLAAAFNLIVTGGSDFHGSRQGVVFHGEVGSRTVNASVLKQLQPSG
- a CDS encoding YlbF family regulator encodes the protein MPTAEGLTAIQLEQPQGGVSSLDMASLLLCAYDLGDSINQSAEVAEYLYWKSAVNEDEEVKQITKRFDKAKILFEECQRFGRFHPDYNEAKDKVKQIERELSEIESVRRFKLAEQIVDEMLYDVSRTIAESVSDNIKVPGNEKAAGGGSCGSGGSCSCGSGGCS